From the genome of Fundulus heteroclitus isolate FHET01 chromosome 9, MU-UCD_Fhet_4.1, whole genome shotgun sequence, one region includes:
- the LOC105936827 gene encoding guanine nucleotide-binding protein subunit beta-4: MSELEQLRQEAEQLRNQIRDARKACSDSTLSQITAGLDSVGRIQMRTRRTLRGHLAKIYAMHWGSDSRLLVSASQDGKLIIWDSYTTNKMHAIPLRSSWVMTCAYAPSGNYVACGGLDNICSIYNLKTREGNVRVTRELPGHTGYLSCCRFLDDYQILTSSGDTTCALWDIETGQQATSFSGHTGDVMSLSLSPDDRTFVSGACDATSKLWDIRDGMCRQSFTGHVSDINAVCFFPNGNAFGTGSDDATCRLFDLRADQELMMYSHDNIICGITSVAFSKSGRLLLAGYDDFNCNVWDTLKGDRAGVLAGHDNRVSCLGVTNDGMAVATGSWDSFLRIWN, from the exons ATGAGTGAGCTGGAACAGCTGCGGCAGGAAGCCGAGCAACTACGCAATCAGATCCGg GATGCCAGGAAAGCCTGCAGTGATTCCACCCTGTCACAG ATCACAGCTGGTCTGGACTCGGTGGGCCGGATACAGATGCGGACGCGGCGCACTCTCAGGGGACACCTGGCCAAGATATATGCAATGCACTGGGGGAGCGACTCCAG GTTACTGGTCAGTGCCTCGCAGGATGGAAAACTGATCATCTGGGACAGCTACACAACAAACAAG ATGCACGCCATCCCGCTGCGTTCTTCCTGGGTGATGACGTGCGCCTACGCCCCCTCTGGTAACTACGTGGCCTGCGGAGGTCTGGATAACATCTGCTCTATATACAACCTGAAGACCCGCGAGGGCAACGTGCGGGTCACCCGAGAGCTACCTGGACACACAG GTTATTTGTCTTGCTGTCGCTTCTTGGACGACTACCAGATACTAACCAGCTCCGGAGACACCACCTG TGCATTGTGGGACATCGAGACGGGCCAGCAGGCCACCTCCTTCTCCGGCCATACGGGCGACGTGATGAGCCTGTCTCTTAGCCCAGACGACAGGACGTTTGTGTCAGGGGCGTGCGACGCCACCTCCAAGCTGTGGGACATCCGCGACGGCATGTGCAGGCAGTCTTTCACCGGCCACGTGTCTGACATCAACGCTGTCTGC TTTTTCCCCAACGGGAACGCGTTCGGCACAGGCTCGGACGACGCCACCTGCAGGCTGTTTGACCTGCGCGCCGACCAGGAGCTGATGATGTACAGCCACGACAACATCATCTGCGGCATCACCTCTGTGGCTTTCTCCAAGAGCGGCCGCCTGCTGTTAGCCGGCTATGACGACTTTAACTGCAACGTGTGGGACACGCTGAAAGGGGACCGAGCAG GCGTTCTCGCAGGCCACGACAACCGAGTGAGCTGCTTAGGAGTGACAAACGACGGCATGGCCGTGGCCACCGGCTCCTGGGACAGTTTCCTGCGGATCTGGAACTAA
- the mfn1b gene encoding mitofusin-1b isoform X2 produces the protein MAAAPPLRRTDSARGEFSPLKHFVVAKKKISDVFELLLNYVKETSDFVEDISGNRGLESITTADQKVEIQAYADKLAVIRDVLARRHMKVAFFGRTSNGKSTVINAMLRDRVLPSGIGHTTNCFLSVEGTDEDKAYLKTEGSDEEKSIKTVNQLAHALHMDESLDAGCLVRVFWPKTKCALLRDDLVLVDSPGTDVTTQLDSWIDKFCLDADVFVLVANSESTLMNTEKHFFHKVNERLSKPNIFILNNRWDASANEPEYMEDVRKQHTDRCVNFLVEELKVLDRAQAPNHIFFVSAKEVLNSRMQRAQGMPETGGALAEGFQERLKEFQSFERRFEECISQSAVKTKFEQHTIRAKQITEKVKTIMDTINIEAAEKRVAAMEDRDYQIDRLEFVKNQLNLLIAEIKKKIKAISDEVESKVSIAMGEEINRLHVIVDEFHADFHPSPQVLKVYKSELLAHVEEGMGKNLAFRCSNAINASVQSSQQYMIESMVPLLPSTAQSQVHMLVPNRTFDLSYDLNCAAICSDFQENIEFQFSLGWKALVHRYLGSVNAQKALRLVDPNYQNSRSAVPVAQTPSSGPPSIAAAPSNDTALMTQEDLMIAMATNFASITSRTSMTVIVVGGVVWKTVGWRLIAMSASLYGLLYLYERLTWTTRAKERTLKRQFVEFASDKLQLIVSFTSANCSHQVQQEMATTFARLCQQVDQTQKDLEENIRQLTANIDELDTVQSRSKVLRHKATELEKQLEEFTSQYLRPQQ, from the exons CTGGAGAGCATCACCACCGCAGACCAGAAGGTGGAGATTCAGGCCTACGCCGACAAGCTGGCGGTCATCAGGGACGTGCTGGCCCGCAGACACATGAAGGTGGCGTTTTTTGGCAG GACCAGCAATGGTAAAAGCACAGTGATTAACGCCATGCTGAGGGATCGCGTCCTGCCCAGCGGCATCGGCCACACCACCAACTGCTTCCTGAGTGTGGAGGGCACAGACGAAGACAAGGCCTACCTTAAAACCGAGGGCTCTGACGAGGAGAAGAGCATCAAA ACTGTAAACCAGCTGGCTCACGCGCTTCACATGGATGAAAGCCTGGACGCTGGCTGCCTCGTGCGGGTGTTCTGGCCAAAGACCAAATGTGCTCTGCTCAGGGACGACCTGGTCCTCGTGGACAG CCCAGGGACAGATGTCACAACACAGCTGGACAGCTGGATTGACAAGTTTTGCCTGGATGCCGACGTCTTCGTGCTGGTGGCAAACTCAGAGTCCACGCTTATGAACACG gaaaaacactttttccaCAAAGTGAACGAGCGCCTCTCAAAGCCAAACATCTTCATCCTTAACAATCGCTGGGACGCTTCGGCTAATGAGCCGGAGTACATGGAGGAC GTGAGGAAGCAGCACACGGATCGCTGTGTGAACTTTCTGGTGGAGGAGCTAAAAGTTCTCGATCGCGCTCAGGCGCCCAACCACATTTTCTTTGTGTCGGCAAAAGAGGTGCTCAACTCCCGAATGCAGCGTGCACAGGGCATGCCTGAGACGG GTGGCGCTCTGGCTGAAGGTTTTCAGGAGAGACTGAAGGAGTTCCAGAGTTTTGAGAGGAGGTTTGAG GAGTGTATCTCGCAGTCAGCAGTGAAAACAAAGTTTGAGCAGCACACGATCAGGGCCAAGCAGAtcacagaaaaggtcaagacCATCATGGACACCATCAACATTGAGGCGGCGGAGAAGCG AGTGGCGGCGATGGAGGACAGAGATTACCAGATAGACCGGCTGGAGTTTGTCAAGAATCAGCTCAACTTACTGATcgcagaaataaaaaagaagatcaAAGCTATCAGTGATGAGGTGGAGTCCAAG GTGTCCATCGCTATGGGGGAGGAGATCAACCGCCTTCATGTGATTGTCGACGAGTTTCACGCTGATTTCCATCCTTCACCTCAAGTCCTCAAAGTCTACAAATCT GAGCTGCTGGCACATGTGGAGGAGGGGATGGGGAAGAACCTGGCTTTCCGCTGCTCCAATGCCATCAACGCCTCTGTCCAGTCTTCCCAGCAGTACATGATAG AGAGCATGGTGCCTCTGCTTCCCTCTACGGCCCAGAGCCAGGTCCACATGCTGGTGCCCAACAGGACGTTCGACCTGAGCTACGACCTGAACTGCGCCGCCATCTGCAGCGACTTCCAGGAAAACATCGAGTTCCAGTTCTCGCTGGGCTGGAAGGCTTTGGTGCACCGCTACCTGGGTTCTGTCAACGCGCAGAAAGCTCTCAGACTGGTCGATCCCAACTACCAG AACTCGAGATCAGCTGTGCCCGTAGCCCAAACCCCTTCGTCCGGTCCCCCGTCCATCGCTGCGGCGCCCAGCAACGACACGGCCCTCATGACCCAGGAAGACCTGATGATAGCCATGGCGACCAACTTTGCATCCATCACTTCCCGCACCTCCATGACCGTCATCGTTGTTGGAGGGGTG GTGTGGAAAACGGTCGGCTGGAGACTCATCGCCATGTCGGCCTCGCTCTACGGCCTGCTGTACCTGTACGAGAGACTCACCTGGACCACAAGGGCCAAGGAGCGCACTCTGAAGCGGCAGTTTGTGGAGTTCGCCAGCGACAAGCTGCAGCTCATCGTCAGCTTTACTAGCGCAAACTGCAGCCACCAGGTCCAACA GGAGATGGCCACCACATTCGCCCGGCTCTGTCAGCAGGTGGATCAGACGCAGAAGGACCTCGAGGAGAACATCCGTCAGCTGACGGCCAACATAGACGAGCTGGACACGGTCCAGAGCCGCTCAAAGGTCCTGCG GCATAAAGCCACAGAGCTGGAGAAGCAACTGGAGGAATTTACGAGCCAGTACCTGCGGCCTCAGCAGTGA
- the mfn1b gene encoding mitofusin-1b isoform X1 produces MAAAPPLRRTDSARGEFSPLKHFVVAKKKISDVFELLLNYVKETSDFVEDISGNRGLESITTADQKVEIQAYADKLAVIRDVLARRHMKVAFFGRTSNGKSTVINAMLRDRVLPSGIGHTTNCFLSVEGTDEDKAYLKTEGSDEEKSIKTVNQLAHALHMDESLDAGCLVRVFWPKTKCALLRDDLVLVDSPGTDVTTQLDSWIDKFCLDADVFVLVANSESTLMNTEKHFFHKVNERLSKPNIFILNNRWDASANEPEYMEDVRKQHTDRCVNFLVEELKVLDRAQAPNHIFFVSAKEVLNSRMQRAQGMPETGGALAEGFQERLKEFQSFERRFEECISQSAVKTKFEQHTIRAKQITEKVKTIMDTINIEAAEKRVAAMEDRDYQIDRLEFVKNQLNLLIAEIKKKIKAISDEVESKVSIAMGEEINRLHVIVDEFHADFHPSPQVLKVYKSELLAHVEEGMGKNLAFRCSNAINASVQSSQQYMIESMVPLLPSTAQSQVHMLVPNRTFDLSYDLNCAAICSDFQENIEFQFSLGWKALVHRYLGSVNAQKALRLVDPNYQVPAENSRSAVPVAQTPSSGPPSIAAAPSNDTALMTQEDLMIAMATNFASITSRTSMTVIVVGGVVWKTVGWRLIAMSASLYGLLYLYERLTWTTRAKERTLKRQFVEFASDKLQLIVSFTSANCSHQVQQEMATTFARLCQQVDQTQKDLEENIRQLTANIDELDTVQSRSKVLRHKATELEKQLEEFTSQYLRPQQ; encoded by the exons CTGGAGAGCATCACCACCGCAGACCAGAAGGTGGAGATTCAGGCCTACGCCGACAAGCTGGCGGTCATCAGGGACGTGCTGGCCCGCAGACACATGAAGGTGGCGTTTTTTGGCAG GACCAGCAATGGTAAAAGCACAGTGATTAACGCCATGCTGAGGGATCGCGTCCTGCCCAGCGGCATCGGCCACACCACCAACTGCTTCCTGAGTGTGGAGGGCACAGACGAAGACAAGGCCTACCTTAAAACCGAGGGCTCTGACGAGGAGAAGAGCATCAAA ACTGTAAACCAGCTGGCTCACGCGCTTCACATGGATGAAAGCCTGGACGCTGGCTGCCTCGTGCGGGTGTTCTGGCCAAAGACCAAATGTGCTCTGCTCAGGGACGACCTGGTCCTCGTGGACAG CCCAGGGACAGATGTCACAACACAGCTGGACAGCTGGATTGACAAGTTTTGCCTGGATGCCGACGTCTTCGTGCTGGTGGCAAACTCAGAGTCCACGCTTATGAACACG gaaaaacactttttccaCAAAGTGAACGAGCGCCTCTCAAAGCCAAACATCTTCATCCTTAACAATCGCTGGGACGCTTCGGCTAATGAGCCGGAGTACATGGAGGAC GTGAGGAAGCAGCACACGGATCGCTGTGTGAACTTTCTGGTGGAGGAGCTAAAAGTTCTCGATCGCGCTCAGGCGCCCAACCACATTTTCTTTGTGTCGGCAAAAGAGGTGCTCAACTCCCGAATGCAGCGTGCACAGGGCATGCCTGAGACGG GTGGCGCTCTGGCTGAAGGTTTTCAGGAGAGACTGAAGGAGTTCCAGAGTTTTGAGAGGAGGTTTGAG GAGTGTATCTCGCAGTCAGCAGTGAAAACAAAGTTTGAGCAGCACACGATCAGGGCCAAGCAGAtcacagaaaaggtcaagacCATCATGGACACCATCAACATTGAGGCGGCGGAGAAGCG AGTGGCGGCGATGGAGGACAGAGATTACCAGATAGACCGGCTGGAGTTTGTCAAGAATCAGCTCAACTTACTGATcgcagaaataaaaaagaagatcaAAGCTATCAGTGATGAGGTGGAGTCCAAG GTGTCCATCGCTATGGGGGAGGAGATCAACCGCCTTCATGTGATTGTCGACGAGTTTCACGCTGATTTCCATCCTTCACCTCAAGTCCTCAAAGTCTACAAATCT GAGCTGCTGGCACATGTGGAGGAGGGGATGGGGAAGAACCTGGCTTTCCGCTGCTCCAATGCCATCAACGCCTCTGTCCAGTCTTCCCAGCAGTACATGATAG AGAGCATGGTGCCTCTGCTTCCCTCTACGGCCCAGAGCCAGGTCCACATGCTGGTGCCCAACAGGACGTTCGACCTGAGCTACGACCTGAACTGCGCCGCCATCTGCAGCGACTTCCAGGAAAACATCGAGTTCCAGTTCTCGCTGGGCTGGAAGGCTTTGGTGCACCGCTACCTGGGTTCTGTCAACGCGCAGAAAGCTCTCAGACTGGTCGATCCCAACTACCAGGTACCTGCTGAG AACTCGAGATCAGCTGTGCCCGTAGCCCAAACCCCTTCGTCCGGTCCCCCGTCCATCGCTGCGGCGCCCAGCAACGACACGGCCCTCATGACCCAGGAAGACCTGATGATAGCCATGGCGACCAACTTTGCATCCATCACTTCCCGCACCTCCATGACCGTCATCGTTGTTGGAGGGGTG GTGTGGAAAACGGTCGGCTGGAGACTCATCGCCATGTCGGCCTCGCTCTACGGCCTGCTGTACCTGTACGAGAGACTCACCTGGACCACAAGGGCCAAGGAGCGCACTCTGAAGCGGCAGTTTGTGGAGTTCGCCAGCGACAAGCTGCAGCTCATCGTCAGCTTTACTAGCGCAAACTGCAGCCACCAGGTCCAACA GGAGATGGCCACCACATTCGCCCGGCTCTGTCAGCAGGTGGATCAGACGCAGAAGGACCTCGAGGAGAACATCCGTCAGCTGACGGCCAACATAGACGAGCTGGACACGGTCCAGAGCCGCTCAAAGGTCCTGCG GCATAAAGCCACAGAGCTGGAGAAGCAACTGGAGGAATTTACGAGCCAGTACCTGCGGCCTCAGCAGTGA